The genomic window GGCCCTGAGAGGTGGTACGCCCCCAGTGTCAGCATGCCCAGCAGCGTCAGGATGACGATGCCCGCACCGAGCGGCGGGCGCACGTGCAGCCTCGCCAGCGCCCGCACCACGGGGCTGAAGAGGAAGCTGAGGAGGAGCGCAAAGGTGATGGGAAGGAGCAGCCCGTGCGCCAGGTGGAGCGTGTACACCACCGCCAGCACCGCCAGGATGGTGATCCCGAACGGCGTGGTGCGCCCGCTGGCCATTGCCTCGCCGGTGCGCGTGAGATCCGGCTGCGCGGCACCTATCTCAGCGGGCTGTGCCTGCGCGCGCGGATCAACGTCGGGCGTGAGGATCGAGTCCCCATCGGACGCTCTCTTGTTCATCGCCATCCTGGTGCGAAGTAGGTAAAACAGCCTCACACAGAGACACAGAGGAAACAGCAAGAAGAACGGGAGAGCTCATTACATCTTACTGTCTTACCACCTACCAGACGCGGCGCACGCCGTACGCATCCAGGACAGGATCGGCGCTGACGAGAACTGCTTCCTCCACGAACGCCTGCGCCACGAGCATCCGATCGAACGGATCGCGATGGTGGAAAGGAAGCGCGAGGACTCCCGTGAGGTGTTCTGGAAGGAGAGGCAGGAGCGCGACCCGTTGGCGAGCAGTTGGCCGGGTACGAGTTGCTCGTAGGGAACGTGCAGCTCCAGCTTCCCGAGACTCACCTTTATCGCGATCTCCCACGCTCCGGCGGCGCTGAAGCGCCGTTCGTTCGCGAGGTCCTCGATCAGATCGCGCGCGGTCCGGCTGAGCCGCGGGTTGCCCTCCAGGAACCAGAGGATCGTGTGAGTGTCGAGCAGCAGTCTCACTGTTCGCGTCCTCCATCCTGACCTTGTTCATGCGGCCTCGCTTTTGATGCCGTTCGCGCCGATCCGCCGCCGTGCGCTGCAAGGAGCTAACCAGAACAGCGGGGCGTCCGGCGAGTGCCGGGGCGCCCCGCTCACGAATCAGCCGATAGACCGCCAGCGTCCAGGTCTCTCTGTGCCCTCGTTGTCCCCTCTGCGGCTCTGTGTGAAACGGCAGTTCAGCGACGGTCGTCGCCGGTCAGGATGTCGCGTGCGTTCAGGAGCGCGTCGGTGGCGCCCAGGAATCGGGTGGCCAGATCCGCGAGCTCCTGCTCGGCCAGGCGGCGGTCGTCGGCGCGCACGGCCTCCTGCACGGAGGGGAAGACCATGTTCGCGTAGCCGTTGTTCTCGTCCGCCGCGTAGATCAGCGAGCGGAACCACGGGCGCGACCTCAGGCCCCGGCTGCGTGTGAGCGCCCGCTCCACCCGCCGAATCGACGAGTTGGCGCGCGTCAGGGTGCGGCGGTCCGGCACGCGCGAGGCCAGCACCTCGTCGCGGGCGCGCGCCAGCCCCACCGCGGCGCGCTCCATCCGGTCGATGGCGCCGCGCAGGGCGTCCGTGTTCAACGCCGAGTAGCCGCGCGCGCGGAAGGAGCTGTCCAGCGCCGGGAGGTAGCGGCGCATT from Longimicrobium sp. includes these protein-coding regions:
- a CDS encoding type II toxin-antitoxin system VapC family toxin encodes the protein MRLLLDTHTILWFLEGNPRLSRTARDLIEDLANERRFSAAGAWEIAIKVSLGKLELHVPYEQLVPGQLLANGSRSCLSFQNTSRESSRFLSTIAIRSIGCSWRRRSWRKQFSSAPILSWMRTACAASGRW